In the genome of Actinomadura graeca, one region contains:
- a CDS encoding ABC transporter ATP-binding protein — protein MLEISGLGHSYGASRVLQGMDLRVAEGELVTIVGPSGCGKSTLLRCVAGLIAPTEGEVVLNGTPIHGVPDELAVVFQDYSRSLLPWLTVRDNVALPLRRRGAGRAERRAQATKALESVGLADAGGKYPWELSGGMQQRVSIARALAYRPSFLLMDEPFGSVDAQTREDLEDLVLQVHRAEGMTILLVTHDIDESVYLGDRVVVLARNPGRIRSELPVTLPPVRDQIGTRAEPEFVRLRAEVGRLVRGVATPA, from the coding sequence TATGGACCTCAGGGTCGCCGAGGGCGAGCTGGTCACCATCGTCGGCCCGTCGGGGTGCGGCAAGTCGACGCTGCTGCGCTGCGTCGCCGGGCTGATCGCGCCGACCGAGGGCGAGGTCGTGCTGAACGGCACCCCGATCCACGGGGTCCCCGACGAGCTCGCGGTGGTGTTCCAGGACTACAGCCGGTCGCTGCTGCCGTGGCTGACCGTCCGCGACAACGTGGCCCTGCCCCTGCGGCGCCGCGGCGCCGGACGCGCCGAACGCCGCGCGCAGGCCACGAAGGCGCTGGAGTCCGTCGGCCTCGCGGACGCCGGGGGCAAATACCCGTGGGAGCTGTCGGGCGGCATGCAGCAGCGCGTGTCGATCGCGCGCGCCCTGGCCTACCGCCCGTCGTTCCTGCTGATGGACGAGCCGTTCGGCTCGGTGGACGCGCAGACCCGCGAGGACCTGGAGGACCTCGTCCTGCAGGTGCACCGGGCCGAGGGCATGACGATCCTGCTGGTCACCCACGACATCGACGAGAGCGTCTACCTCGGCGACCGCGTCGTGGTCCTCGCCCGCAACCCGGGCCGGATCCGCAGCGAGCTGCCGGTCACGCTGCCGCCGGTTCGCGACCAGATCGGGACGCGCGCCGAGCCGGAGTTCGTCCGTCTCCGGGCCGAGGTGGGCCGCCTGGTGCGCGGGGTCGCCACCCCCGCCTGA